One segment of Plasmodium vinckei vinckei genome assembly, chromosome: PVVCY_04 DNA contains the following:
- a CDS encoding PIR protein CIR protein, with protein MTSSGVIHLLETLKKYNLENDKLAEYAILWLSYKLNKKPKNNFTNLNEFYTKYIVNNNDYNKIINDNDNDSMTYKDIINKKKDLLNMNINEISKFNGLFSILLLLYILIGDEYWDSTEYPKYAINFANKFEELNKDSNNIENSSYNNLLSTLSNDYNNLKNICNHGRCTNFPSLPKIEPKKNFAQILEQTSESTSSSSSILKTVIPGLSTFSVIPVFFGIAYKTIYKKKIKKNKEENGT; from the exons atgaCTAGTTCTGGTGTTATTCATTTGTTAGAAACATTAAAGAAGTATAatttagaaaatgataaactTGCTGAATACGCTATTTTGTGGTTAAGTTATAAACTAAATAAAAagccaaaaaataattttaccAATTTAAACGAATTTTAtactaaatatatagtaaataataatgattataataagataataaatgataatgataatgataGCATGACTTATAAAgacattataaataaaaaaaaagatttgttgaatatgaatattaatgaaatatctaaatttaatggcttatttagtatattattattattgtatatattaattggTGATGAATATTGGGATTCCACAGAATATCCAAAGTATGCTATAAATTTTGCTAATAAATTTGAAGAACTCAATAAAGAttctaataatatagaaaacagttcatataataatttattatctaCATTATCAaatgattataataatttaaaaaatatatgtaatcaTGGTAGATGTACCAATTTTCCATCTCTTCCAAAAATAGAacctaaaaaaaattttgcaCAAATATTGGAGCAGACTTCTGAATCTACATCATCAAGTTCGTCGATATTAAAGACAGTAATTCCAGGTTTATCGACATTTTCTGTAATACCAGTTTTCTTTGGAATTGCTTATAAg acaatatataaaaaaaaaattaaaaaaaataaagaagaaaatggaACTTAA
- a CDS encoding fam-a protein: MNKIYIKVALALLGIAGYMQNVAFASETDEQNCEEDSPIINDPTPIFEQYENEISEDKVEALAALKYVGQSLDLLEELSRVDVHDYSTDSTKSEHIIYNKKIGNMDIGRLDFTIPSASKYVHVVRHYWDFKYEKKPDKKIINAKVARLYCKNLVVFEKHNPNPNYTPPKNIYSLCSRRPFPTITSILAPSRALKYDGEINKKTKLENVYKKQKPIEFDINPEEALVKLRDNLAGFVIKKGGRFDDKVYVTYINAIYDNDNSTEFADNKRQRDHEYTKILNLAQRIIDDKYDYRPRAGFPSRNICCGSKC, from the exons atgaataaaatatatattaaggTTGCTTTAGCACTTTTAGGTATCGCAGGATATATGCAAAATGTAGCATTTGCAAGCGAAACTGATGAACAAAATTGTGAGGAAGACTCCCCCATCATCAATGATCCAACACCAAt ATTTGAACAATACGAAAATGAGATAAGTGAAGACAAAGTAGAAGCTTTAGCAGCATTAAAGTATGTGGGCCAATCTTTAGATCTTTTAGAAGAACTTTCTCGGGTTGATGTACACGATTACTCGACCGATTCTACAAAAAGTGaacacataatatataataagaaaATTGGAAATATGGACATTGGAAGACTTGATTTTACCATCCCATCTGCCTCTAAA tACGTTCATGTAGTAAGGCATTACTGGGATTtcaaatatgaaaaaaaaccagataagaaaattattaatg CAAAAGTAGCTCGTTTATACTGCAAAAATCTGGTCGTATTTGAAAAACATAACCCAAATCCTAATTATACACCCcccaaaaatatatatagtctATGCTCAAGACGTCCT TTTCCAACAATAACTTCAATTTTAGCTCCTTCAAGAGCTCTAAAGTATGACGGTGaaatcaataaaaaaactaaatTGGAAAACGTTtacaaaaaacaaaaaccTATCGAATTTGATATTAATCCCGAGGAAGCATTAGTCAAATTGCGTGATAATCTAGCCGGATttgtaattaaaaaaggtgGCCGTTTTGATGATAAAGTTTATGTTACTTATATCAACGCT ATCTATGATAATGACAATTCTACCGAGTTTGCCGACAATAAAAGACAAAGAGATCatgaatatacaaaaatccTAAACTTAGCACAACGCATTATAgatgataaatatgattatCGTCCACGTGCAGGTTTTCCAAGCCGTAACATATGTTGTGGATCcaaatgttaa
- a CDS encoding CIR protein PIR protein, giving the protein MGQPSYSIEEVYKEIVAINGYFTENDNGQLTVNNAHKLIDDYCHSWCVSENGECHDYFQLASCSVFYLLNNLKDKFDSKYDKLAEYAILWLSYKLNQNKKYSTIELNDFYTNYIEKNDNYNNKINDDDDNMTYKEIINKNNDLMDNNEISKFNGPFSILCILYNEINKTNWNCNKCSKDANEFVQKYKELNENSNINGNPSYSKLLSTLSNDYDNLKKKCTDFPPLTELTPKKSSTQNPVVNTVDSPGKGAEKVLGDTPEVTSSSSSILNTVIPGLSIFAIPVFLGVAYKVNNNELKTIIFKLYFCDPLYAFIKKYIIIFPFLY; this is encoded by the exons ATGGGACAGCCATCTTATAGTATTGAGGAAGTg taTAAAGAAATTGTTGCGATCAATGGCTATTTTACTGAGAATGATAATGGTCAATTAACAGTTAATAATGCACACAAATTAATCGACGATTATTGTCATTCCTGGTGTGTCTCAGAAAATGGCGAATGTCatgattattttcaattggCTAGTTGTAgcgttttttatttgctaaataatttaaaggACAAATTTGattcaaaatatgataaactTGCCGAATACGCTATTTTATGGTTAAGTTATAAactaaatcaaaataaaaaatatagtacCATCGaattaaatgatttttatactaattatatagaaaaaaatgataattataataataaaataaatgatgatgatgatAATATGACTTATAaggaaattataaataaaaataatgatttgatggataataatgaaatatctAAATTTAATGGTCCATTTagtatattatgtatattgtATAATGAAATTAACAAAACCAATTGGAATTGCAATAAATGTTCGAAAGATGCTAATGAATTtgttcaaaaatataaagaactTAATGAAAATTCTAATATTAACGGAAATCCTTCATACAGCAAATTATTGTCTACATTATCAAATGattatgataatttaaaaaaaaaatgtactGATTTTCCACCTCTTACAGAATTAACCCCTAAAAAAAGTTCTACACAAAATCCTGTAGTAAATACTGTAGACAGTCCTGGAAAAGGTGCTGAAAAAGTATTGGGGGATACTCCTGAAGTTACATCATCAAGTTCGTCGATATTAAACACAGTAATTCCAGGTTTATCGATATTTGCAATACCAGTTTTCTTGGGAGTTGCTTATaaggtaaataataatgaattaaaaactataatatttaaattatatttttgtgatCCCTTATATGcgtttatcaaaaaatatataataattttcccatttttatattag
- a CDS encoding fam-c protein produces MNKRIFSLVCIILYVLLTVSTHCSEQKHDQSKTPGLRSRIIRAIKKINGSNKKKVIKYQRETQSNNNNNTYSYDRVILKDDDYDECDKFCCCCFFWE; encoded by the exons atgaataaaaggATATTTAGTTTAGTTTGTATCATCTTGTATGTCCTTTTGACTGTATCAACACATTGCTCGGAACAGAAA CATGATCAATCTAAGACACCTGGCTTAAGAAGTAGAATCATTCGTGCTATCAAGAAAATAAACGGaagtaacaaaaaaaaagttataaaatatcaaCGAGAAACCCaatcaaataataacaataacaCGTATAGTTATGATCGtgttattttaaaagatgACGATTATGATGAATGTGATAAATTTTGTTGTTGCTGTTTTTTTTGGGAATGA
- a CDS encoding CIR protein PIR protein: MNTKKMCKLLLEGDNYFKDENVDTQKFNKNEKIKGYCSSNGCKTNEDRIHAVAKYIIMNFKMLIIRKTQYNNYDEYLLMWIGDKLLKIHKKGKGKNIRKGYMDAFTLKQAYEEYLDKHKKGLDYWDLLNMMQGLKEANLKYMSEFYKLLNHICKLITYYETKGVESREFSRNSIGCSRQYKILYNNISDCQSYLDLLNKLKGTYDDFSSVIKKNSSNINLATKLKKLTLENGKEMDAVRGFKTYDFSTEQCKFPIKQKKIVSSKKAEPSGLPPSSKEEPPPQQQKQDSPSPQEPQRETQQLSSAKPPEDLPTKLELPSSSQESQELGKNNQNELTDPGKETGGSKSETKGPEVEKGNMKGRDKELGDPSGGKDSQINGGDRANSESGGEDTGKGGPEGGSTDKISETGDLDNGKGASKGGTGDVLGGDQKSPDGTSDLGSGAGGTSGGSGSDTDNQGGDTGGDKESQNGSGNSGSVSGGAPGSSGRESKDNTQTKTNQVGDSPSMPQIPGSENKGTKQGAVNQDQDSNSKKGVPGGTGNPVNVPDDGQGSGQDNQRITSSESGGADGGPDASKIGQKTSDSDKGNKDGGGNGGAGTPGSGVNEGGSVQGDQGKSSDKTGRGSDGHANKGSQGDSENQVNTGNQTKQSGNLPHGNSASLPSGTDTTPIPSPPVQPPSTPTPPPSPSDSTPPSPSDSPSDSLKDAPKDSQPNSSPTTSIDPTSKNQPSPQSQSITLSPQQVDQPNHKTNVQLVKSPSSDHVFIRPWNIIPTTWNGSEDCKPKIKFMSTTLVCCTSKQCSLTGVSVTLILIPIILLIAYKCLSIGSSKKSEKKNMKRVIKLVDGNRKTKIIISSNDRIKHLKPVINSVGGKKNSLLNIYKIIQGDPMPFINLFFLLIFFVYKRKRDTIE; this comes from the exons ATGAAcactaaaaaaatg TGTAAGTTACTTCTCGAAGgtgataattattttaaagatGAAAATGTCGATACGCAGAAATTTAacaaaaacgaaaaaatcAAAGGATATTGTAGTAGCAATGGTtgtaaaacaaatgaagATCGTATTCATGCTGTGgccaaatatataattatgaatttcaaaatgttaataataagaaaaacTCAGTATAATAACTatgatgaatatttattgatGTGGATAGGTGATAAATTGCTTAAGATACacaaaaaaggaaaaggcaaaaatattagaaaAGGGTATATGGATGCTTTTACTTTAAAGCAGGCTTATGAAGAGTATTTAGATAAGCATAAAAAAGGCTTGGATTATTGGgatcttttaaatatgatgCAGGGTTTGAAAGAAGCTAATCTTAAGTATATGAGCGAATTTTATAAGTTACTTAATCACATATGTAAACTAATTACATATTATGAAACAAAGGGCGTCGAAAGTAGGGAATTTTCTAGAAATTCTATCGGTTGCAGTCGTCAATATAAAATCCTTTATAATAACATTTCTGATTGCCAATCATATCTTGATTTattgaataaattaaaaggcACATATGATGATTTTAGTTCTGTTATTAAGAAAAATAGTTCGAACATTAATTTAGCAACTAAACTTAAAAAACTTACACTAGAAAATGGAAAAGAGATGGACGCAGTGAGAGGttttaaaacatatgaCTTCAGTACTGAACAATGTAAATTCCccataaaacaaaaaaaaatagtctCATCAAAAAAGGCGGAACCATCAGGATTACCACCTTCTTCAAAAGAAGAACCACCGCCACAGCAGCAAAAACAAGATTCACCATCCCCACAAGAACCACAACGAGAAACACAACAATTATCATCAGCAAAACCACCTGAAGATCTACCTACAAAACTGGAATTACCTTCATCTTCACAAGAATCTCAAGAActaggaaaaaataatcaaaatgaaCTAACGGATCCAGGCAAAGAAACAGGGGGCTCTAAAAGTGAGACAAAGGGTCCCGAAGttgaaaaaggaaatatgAAGGGTAGAGATAAAGAACTCGGCGATCCAAGTGGTGGGAAAGATAGTCAAATAAATGGAGGTGATAGAGCAAATAGTGAATCAGGTGGCGAAGATACTGGAAAAGGTGGACCAGAAGGTGGATCCACTGATAAAATTAGTGAAACAGGAGATCTCGATAATGGAAAAGGTGCTTCAAAAGGTGGAACAGGTGATGTATTAGGTGGTGATCAAAAAAGTCCAGATGGAACAAGTGATCTAGGTAGTGGGGCAGGGGGTACAAGTGGTGGATCAGGTAGTGACACAGATAATCAAGGAGGAGATACAGGTGGCGATAAAGAAAGTCAAAATGGATCAGGAAATTCAGGTAGTGTATCAGGTGGTGCTCCAGGGAGTTCAGGAAGGGAATCAAAAGATAACACACAAACGAAAACAAACCAAGTGGGTGATTCCCCATCGATGCCCCAAATACCAGGATCGGAAAATAAAGGGACTAAACAAGGCGCAGTAAATCAAGATCAAGATTCAAATTCTAAGAAGGGAGTTCCGGGTGGAACAGGAAATCCAGTTAATGTGCCAGATGATGGGCAAGGTAGTGGGCAAGATAATCAAAGAATTACAAGTAGTGAATCAGGAGGTGCAGATGGTGGACCAGATGCTTCTAAAATTGGACAAAAGACTTCAGACAGTGATAAAGGAAATAAAGACGGTGGAGGAAATGGTGGAGCAGGAACTCCAGGTAGTGGAGTTAATGAAGGAGGTAGTGTACAAGGTGATCAAGGAAAATCATCTGATAAAACAGGTCGTGGGTCAGATGGTCATGCAAATAAAGGTAGTCAAGGCGATTCAGAAAATCAAGTAAATACAGGTAATCAAACAAAACAATCCGGGAATTTACCACATGGAAATTCAGCATCTCTGCCATCTGGAACAGATACAACACCAATACCATCACCACCAGTACAACCACCATCAACACCAACACCACCACCATCACCATCAGATTCAACTCCACCATCACCATCCGATTCGCCATCAGATTCACTAAAAGATGCACCAAAAGACTCTCAACCAAATTCATCGCCAACTACATCAATAGATCCAACATCAAAAAACCAACCATCTCCACAATCACAATCTATCACACTGTCCCCCCAACAAGTTGATCAACCTAATCACAAAACAAATGTTCAATTAGTAAAATCGCCAAGTTCTGACCACGTTTTCATAAGACCCTGGAATATAATTCCAACTACGTGGAATGGATCAGAGGATTGTAAAcctaaaataaaatttatgagTACCACATTAGTGTGTTGCACATCTAAACAGTGTAGTTTAACTGGTGTTTCGGTTACACTTATTTTAATAcccattattttattaattgcatataag tgTTTATCGATTGGATCATCAAAAAAAtcggaaaaaaaaaacatgaagAGAGTTATAAAATTAGTTGATGGAAACAGaaagacaaaaataattataagttCAAATGATAGGATCAAACACCTAAAACCGGTTATAAATTCAGTTggtggaaaaaaaaattcattattaaatatatacaagaTTATACAGGGCGATCCTATgccatttattaatttattttttttgttgattttttttgtctataAAAGAAAACGAGACACCATAGaatga